In Frankiaceae bacterium, the DNA window CTCGACCTCACGCGCGCCGAGCGCGACGGTGAGCAGGGCGACGAGGCCGGCCTTGGTGCCGCGGGCGGCCTGCAGCGCGCCGTTCGCCGCGAGCAGCTGCCGCCGCCGCGCCGGCCGCATCCACTCCTCGAACGGCGCCGCGACCCAGCCGCCCAGCCAGTCCACGAAGTCGTCGGGCGCCTCGCCGGCGTCGAGGTACGCCGTCAGGCAGTCGAGCGTCGACTGCACGGGCGCGAGCATCTCGTCGATCGCGCCGAGGAGGACCCGCGCGATCTCGTCGTCCTCGTACAGCGCGGGCAGCGCCGCGCCGACCGAGTGCCGCACCAGCAGACCGGGCAGCCCGAGGCGGCTCACTGCACGGGCCCGACGTCGACGTGCGGGTCGACCGAGTACACGAGCGTGCCGTCGCCGACGGCGACGCGTTCGGCGGGGTCGCCGCGCGCCTTCGTCCGCGGGTCGCAGGGGTAGAGCCGCACGGCCTCGACGTACGCGACGCCGGGGACGTGCTGCAGCAGGGCGTACACGTCGCCGACGTGGAGGTCGCGGCCGAACGGCCAGCCGAGGCCGGAGGGCCCGCCGACGAGCGGGTTCACGTAGCGGTTGACCGCGGTCAGGGCCGCGCCGCGTACGCGGTCCGCGTCCGCGCCGGGGGCGGCCCGCAGCTCCGCGACGACGGTGACGCCCTGGTAGCGCGGCGGCTCGACGAGGAGCCGCGCGCTGAGGCACCGGTGCTCGTCGAGCATCGCGGCCACCTCCGAGATCGTGTCGGCGTCGAGCACGAGGTCCTCGAACGGCACGCCGCCGTCGTCCGCGACAGGGACGTCGGGGACGAGCAGCACGCGGATCGGGTCGCTCCACCCTGCGGGTCTGACGCAGTGCGCCCGCAGCACCTTCGGCGCGAACGTCCGCGCCAGCTCCTCGTAGTCCGACGCGGTGACCGCCCGGTGCCGCGCGCGGAGGATCGCGGGTCCGCGCCGCTTCGCGTCGTCGACGCTCTCGCGGTCGACACCGCCGAGCATCGGCGCGAGGTTCTCGACCGCGGTGACGAACGGCACCGTC includes these proteins:
- a CDS encoding phage tail protein, whose protein sequence is MSRLGLPGLLVRHSVGAALPALYEDDEIARVLLGAIDEMLAPVQSTLDCLTAYLDAGEAPDDFVDWLGGWVAAPFEEWMRPARRRQLLAANGALQAARGTKAGLVALLTVALGAREVEVTGGGGTWWSAVAGASVPREVAPLVVRVTPRRGEPCDAARVERLVATAVPAHLPFRVEVTTRGAVPELRAGDGA